ACGCCTCTCGACTACGTGTGGAAGAAGGACGAGGCGCCGGTGGCCGGCGGCTACGGAGATACGCTGGTTCTGGATGACGTTGACGCGCACGATGCGGGAATCTACATGGTCGAAGTCTACGATGCGTTGGGCACTGTGCGCTTTTCCGAATCCGCAACTCTCAATGTGGTGGCCCATGTGCCGGTGGCGCGCCTGGGCGGACTGGCCATACTGATTAGCGGCATGTCAGTAACGGCGGCGTATGCGTTTTCGGGCAGGAACAGACGAAATCGCCGGTGAAGTGTTCGCCCTTGGCGGAGGAAAGGTCAGGCCCCTCCCTGAATGTGCTCCTGTTGTTCCGCATCACGCGCCCTGATTGCGGAGGCTGGTTTCCCTTTTCCCAGGCGCAATCGGCGAGCGAGCGCGGTTCCGGCAACGACAAGCAGGTACACGCCGCCGCTCAAAAGAATAATGGCCGGGCCGCTCAATATCTCGAAGGAATAACTGATACCGAGGCCGCCGCCGACCACGCCCGCGCAGCAGGTCACGGCGATGAGCATCATCGAACTGATCCGCCGGGCGAATTGACCGGCGGTGGCCGCGGGCAGGGTAAGCAGCGCAATCACGAGGACAATGCCGACGACCGAAATCAGGAGCACGACCGTCAGCGCGGTGAGGCACAGCAACAGCAGGTAATAGGCCTCAACGCGCACGCCCCGGAGCCGCGCGAACTCGCTGTCGAAACACACGGCGACCAGCTTGTTGTGGAAAAGTGCGGCTAGCGCGATCACGGCCGTGTCCAGGAGCAGAATCAGGACCAGGTCGCGCTTCGTTATGAGGAGAATATTGCCGAAAAGGTAGCTCATCGGGTCGTAGTTGCCCGGAGTCCATTGAAGAAACAGCAGGCCGGCGCCCATGCCGACGGCCCAGACCGCGCCAATGATAGTGTCTTCCCGTTCACCCGCATAGAGCCCGGCCAGGCCGATAATCACGGCCGACAGGAGCGCCGCGGCCGTGGCGCCGTGCAACGGTTCGCACCAGGTCCAACCGAGCCGGTATTGCAGAAAGATGGCCAGGCCAATGCCGCCGAGCACGCTGTGCGCGATGGCCCCGGCAATATAGGTGATGCGCCGGGCGACGACATAGGCGCCTATCACGCCGAACGCGACGCTGGAAAGGATGCCCGCGAGAAACGCGTAGCGGAGAAAGGGCGCCTGGGGGTCCAGCAGAGCTTCGATCAACTCAATCATGGAGGTGGCGCTCCTCGGGGTAATGGTAATCATGTTGAATAATGCGGACATCGGTTCCGTACAGTCTTCGGATGGCTTCCGTCGTGACTGCCGCGGTCGGATGCAGGGCAACGCTGCGGTTAACGCAGATCACGCTGTCTACAAAGCCGGTGACGAAACTCAGATTGTGCGAAACCATGACAATCGTCATGCGGCGGTTGAGTCTCTTGAGCAGTTCAAAGAGGCGCTTCTCGGCGGCGGCATCAACTCCCGCCATGGGCTCGTCAAGCAGCAGCAGGTCCGGTTCGGAAGCGAGCGCCCTTGCCAGGAGGCTGCGTCTGCGTTGCCCTCCGGAGAGGCTGGCAAAGGGAACCGATGCGTATTCGGCGAGCGAAACCTCGTCCAGGACACGCCGGGCGATTTCGCGGTCCTTCGCGGTGTACGGACCGCCAAGACGGCGCTCGACGCGCCCCATCAATATCACGTCGAATACCGTGACCGGGAAGCGGGTGTCAAAGTGAAGATGCTGGGGCGTGTACCCGATGCGCGCGCGCACATGACTGGGCGAACGGCCAAACACAAGGACGCTGCCCGCCGTGGGGCGCAGCATGCCGGCGATGAGCCGCACGAGCGTGGTCTTGCCGCCGCCGTTAGGTCCAACCACCACGGCAAATGCGCCTTCTTCGATGTCCAGGTTCACCCCTTCAATTATGGGCATCTCCTCATAGGCGAAGGAGAGGTCTTTCAAGCAAACGATGGGCCGATGCGGCCGGGCCGGCCGCGTTGTGGCAACGGAATTTTGCGTCGATTCAGGCTGCGGGTTCATTGGTCATCCTCGATTTGTCCTGCAAGAGAAAAGCTTCCTCAAGATGGCCTGCTATGCGGCGCAGATTCTCGAGCACGTCCGCGGCCAAAGGGTCCACGGGCACGACGCGACCCGCGATGCACTCGGCAAGCGCGGAAGCGGCATGTGCGGCATATTGGGGCTGAACGAACACGACATTGACGTGTTCTGCGATAGCCTGATGGATGAGGGAGCGCACGCGTTTCGGAGTGGGGCTCTTGCCGCCGGTTTCCACGGCGACCTGTTCAAGATGGAATGCCGCCGCGAAATACCCGAATGCGGGGTGGTAGACGAAGAAGCGTCGTCCGGCGTAGGGTGCGAGTCTCCCCGCAATCGACATGCGCAGACCCTCCAATTCAGCGAGAAAGGA
This genomic interval from Candidatus Hydrogenedentota bacterium contains the following:
- a CDS encoding metal ABC transporter ATP-binding protein, which produces MNPQPESTQNSVATTRPARPHRPIVCLKDLSFAYEEMPIIEGVNLDIEEGAFAVVVGPNGGGKTTLVRLIAGMLRPTAGSVLVFGRSPSHVRARIGYTPQHLHFDTRFPVTVFDVILMGRVERRLGGPYTAKDREIARRVLDEVSLAEYASVPFASLSGGQRRRSLLARALASEPDLLLLDEPMAGVDAAAEKRLFELLKRLNRRMTIVMVSHNLSFVTGFVDSVICVNRSVALHPTAAVTTEAIRRLYGTDVRIIQHDYHYPEERHLHD
- a CDS encoding metal ABC transporter permease, with amino-acid sequence MIELIEALLDPQAPFLRYAFLAGILSSVAFGVIGAYVVARRITYIAGAIAHSVLGGIGLAIFLQYRLGWTWCEPLHGATAAALLSAVIIGLAGLYAGEREDTIIGAVWAVGMGAGLLFLQWTPGNYDPMSYLFGNILLITKRDLVLILLLDTAVIALAALFHNKLVAVCFDSEFARLRGVRVEAYYLLLLCLTALTVVLLISVVGIVLVIALLTLPAATAGQFARRISSMMLIAVTCCAGVVGGGLGISYSFEILSGPAIILLSGGVYLLVVAGTALARRLRLGKGKPASAIRARDAEQQEHIQGGA